The following proteins come from a genomic window of Diabrotica undecimpunctata isolate CICGRU unplaced genomic scaffold, icDiaUnde3 ctg00001255.1, whole genome shotgun sequence:
- the LOC140431499 gene encoding uncharacterized protein: protein MVYVLKFVAKLQRKNNAASFDSLNSHLEMESALRYIVKHVQADVFSDIFLKIQQNSLLPKPFRKLAPFIDEYGLLRVGGRLQKSRLSFDVKHPLLLPKTHRLTDLIIEWTHQTHLHPGLKAMHYLLLQRFWILSPKSSIHRCLSKCIRCFRCRPKSYNPFMANLPTVRVTPLRAFLSVCVDFAGPFSLLMSKHRGAKTYKGYVCVFVCTSTKAIHLEVTSNLSSESFLAAFRRFVSRRGKCLTIRSDQGTNFKGASNEIIKLAQSAAETLSITWDFNPPGAPHFNGLAEAGVKSFKNHMYRVLGTQILTYEEFYTLMTQIEAVLNSRPLCAASSDPNDLQALTPGHFLVFEPLVDSIPDPDLSALKINRLNRWQLIQRIRGDFWKRWSKEYIHSLQERSKWHSPTPSLIKGSLVLIKNEQQPPLRWQLARTIELHYGTDGIVRVVSLKTASDGILQRPVVKICPLPIC from the coding sequence ATGGTTTACGTCTTAAAATTCGTGGCTAaacttcaaagaaaaaacaatgctGCATCTTTCGATTCCCTGAACAGTCATTTAGAGATGGAATCTGCGTTACGATACATTGTTAAGCACGTACAAGCTGACGTTTTTTCGGATATTTTcctcaaaattcaacaaaattcgCTGTTACCCAAACCTTTTCGTAAACTCGCACCCTTTATTGATGAATATGGTCTTTTGAGAGTAGGAGGTCGATTACAAAAGTCTCGGTTGTCTTTTGATGTAAAACATCCATTGCTATTACCCAAAACTCATCGTCTCACCGATTTAATCATCGAATGGACTCATCAAACGCATCTGCACCCTGGTTTAAAGGCTATGCATTATTTATTGCTTCAACGTTTTTGGATTCTGTCTCCGAAAAGTTCCATTCATCGCTGTTTGTcgaagtgcattcgttgttttagATGCCGACCTAAATCTTACAACCCCTTTATGGCAAACTTGCCAACTGTCCGAGTTACTCCGTTACGTGCTTTCCTGTCTGTTTGTGTGGATTTTGCAGGACCATTCTCGTTATTAATGTCCAAACATAGAGGTGCAAAAACATATAAAGGATATGTTTGTGTATTCGTGTGTACGAGTACAAAGGCCATTCATCTGGAAGTAACTTCAAATCTTAGTTCTGAGTCCTTTTTGGCTGCCTTTCGTAGATTTGTATCTCGACGCGGTAAGTGCCTAACCATTAGGAGTGATCAAGGTACCAATTTTAAGGGAGCCAGCAACGAAATCATTAAACTAGCTCAATCTGCTGCTGAGACTCTTTCTATTACCTGGGATTTTAATCCACCCGGTGCCCCTCATTTTAATGGGTTAGCCGAGGCTGGGGTCAAATCATTCAAGAACCATATGTATCGTGTTTTGGGTACACAAATTTTGACTTATGAAGAGTTCTATACTCTTATGACTCAAATCGAGGCAGTTCTTAACTCTCGTCCTTTGTGTGCAGCAAGCTCTGACCCTAATGACTTGCAGGCACTGACTCCTGgtcattttttagtttttgaacCTTTAGTGGATTCAATTCCCGATCCAGATCTAAGCGCTTTAAAGATTAACCGTCTGAATCGTTGGCAGTTAATCCAAAGGATAAGAGGGGACTTTTGGAAAAGATGGTCTAAAGAGTATATTCATTCTCTTCAAGAGCGATCTAAATGGCATAGTCCAACCCCATCTCTCATTAAAGGTTCTCTAGTCCTCATAAAAAATGAACAACAGCCTCCTCTTCGCTGGCAATTGGCCAGAACCATTGAGTTGCATTACGGCACCGACGGTATTGTACGCGTTGTTAGTCTGAAGACAGCTTCAGATGGCATCCTACAACGTCCGGTGGTCAAGATCTGTCCACTACCTATTTGTTAA